GCTTATTCCTCTCAATAGATTAGACAAAGTTTGAAATATTCAACTCTTCTAGCAAAACAAGGAAAGGGAGTGGTGAGAAAAGGCTTGTGAttgtatttaataataatttcaaaatcaaaGTAATTAGAACAAGTCTAGCTTTAACTGAATGCCAGAGATTACTGTTCACTGTGAAAGTTTTAGGATAAGCCtgtatttccctttttcttctttgatacaGTTTAGCAACAGCTTAATCATCACTTGGTCAGTGATAAGCAGGCATCTTGACATTTTGCTCATACCAGACTTTATTAGTAGCTACAGAAAGCATGCATTTTGGACTTTGCTTCAAATATTAGTCATCCTATAACTATACTAGCACATGAACACGAAAATTCTATACTCATGACACATTACTTGTTAGATCAAAAACTCTCGAAACAACTTAAACGTCACTGGTTAAAACAATTATAGTATTGCCATTCCAACATACTACAAACTTAATGtaacctttaaaaagaatgagtcaCCTCTCtttgtattatataaaatgaTCTACAAGACACATAGAGTAAAAAAAGCAACGTTCAGGACAGTGTGTAGAGTATACTAACATTAGATAAAATACCTTGTGAAATTTTCCCAGGTGCATGTATTTTCCATTAACAAACATTGTTTAAAAGTCACACAGCAACAGCAACAGACATTTTAAACAATCATTACCCAAATTGTTCTAGATTCCTTAAATAATCCtcttttgaatttgtattttatctgATTTCCATCTTCTAGCCTTTATTACTAGCTGATAAAAGTCTACAATTTTCTTGGTATTTTTCACCTTTCCAAATATGAAGAATTCTTTTTAACGGAAATCCCTTCCTAATTTCTCAGCTGGGTAGGAAGAAGAGGCGTCCCTCTTTGGTTGGTTTTGTATTCTTCCACACATCTCTCATCTGGAGATGAGAAGCAAGAAAGGCTATCACTAGGGTCAATGTACTGAAGTCCGTTCCTGCagaaaggaaaggatccaataACCAGAGCCCTTTAAAAGTTTGCTTCTTTCCCCATTTAAGCAGAatgctctctttcttctttttgaagaaaaagtttcctgtttcctttcctttattgtGCTTTATTGGACATGGCAGGCCTTAGAAGTGGCCTTTCTGGCACTTCAGAAAACAAGCGAatgtagaaaaagaaagtttctcctgggtgaggaagctgagacttcCAGACAAAAGGAATGTAACAGCAGACATCCTGCCAGTTCCTCTTTCAGTGAAGAACCACCCAAAGCTTGTGTTCCATTGGTTGAGCCCCTTGAAATTGAACCACTTCCAGGAACACAAAAACAACAGTCTAGTACATCtgcattatttaaagaaatatttgcacgATTGATCAGTCACTACTATCCTTTGCAGGCCCAAAACGCAGCATTTTGTGGTTTGGGTGCAGACTTTAGAATATTACAAAAAAAGTGTAAATTGAGAAGTTTgctttccctttttctccttataaacaatatgaaatctggcaagtaaaaatgcaaagaaaatttaGATTTCATTCCTGtgggttttctttaaaatactgtatCCCTATCCTCATTCCAATCAATAGATTTCAGGttaaacaaaatttgaaatagTAAACTCACCAAGCAAGGGAAAAAAGAGTGGAATGAGGAAggatttgtgatttttaattaataattattttaaaaccaaaataattagAACAAGTCTGCTTTGCATGTAGTAGTAATTAAGATACTGCAAATTATTTTGTTGAGTATGAAATCTGCATGTATTTGTTAACTGTATTTATGGGCACATCTCCTGTTCCCGCCAATCACCAAGTACTTTGGAGTATTATTTTTGTggatgattttcttccttgtccaAAAAATATTGACCATTTAGGTAGGTATTATTAATTTATTGGAAACTATTTTTGAAAGTAGTAATGTAAGATTCACTCTCATTCTGCCATGACCATTTGAGTTTATCAATGCAGAATACATCTTTCTTTAAACTTATTCTAGAACTGATCAATATTGTCTTATATTTAGATACTGTCTTTTCTCTGATCATCTTTAACCATGTCACATGTCTGTTCCTgtagaacacacacatacatacacacacacaaacctctAAGATCACAATCCCAAAATGCATGTCTACTTATAACATTTCATgatattaaatgttaaattttatttcaaaaactatCACAGCctaaagagaaatataatttaagCATTAAGATAGTACATTTCAGAAAATAAGCTagtattttcatgtaaattttagataCCTATCATTTGTCATTCCAAGAGATCCTTGCATTCTAGACTCCAGAATTAAAAGGGGTAAAGGGTTATGCTTTTAAGAACTATAAGCTGAAATGATTTGCTTCAATTCAATATAGAATATTTGTCAGTCAAGATAACAATCAATGTGTACAAAAATTTACATAACAAGAGGAATAATAGGCAGTGCAGCacctttagaaaaataattaaaagttttgtTGCATTTACAGGTAAGTGCCACACTGAGAATTTACAATACAGTAATTTACTGCAATCACAAGGGAGTTCCATAAAGAAACAAAGCTCTTACACTCCAGGTTTTTGGAAGGTGTTATTGGAATGCTTTACTGAAACCACAGAACTTGTATATCCTCAGGATTGAGTTGATGAAGGTCATAAAAGGTTTTCATAGCATCTATTATATAAAAGGAGTCCACTGCATTTGGATAGCTGGTTTAGTGTCTCTGACAAGTGTGAAGCCTAGAAGAATTACTGGCTTGATGGTGATCTTTCTGTATCCGGCAAGACAGACCTTCTCCGCAGTAACAACGCTGGAATATTTCTAGCCCATGAGAGCCTTTTCTCCTATGCTTGGTACACACTTGACCTTCTTTGAGGACAGGTTTACAGATCTTGGACCAGAAGTGTCTAGCACAACACAATCCTGTGGCACAGTCTGATGACCGGAGACACACAGAACCTTCTTGTCCTATGAAGAAGATAGCAGGAAAAAAGTACATAGTTACTGTTAAACATGCATCGTTTcactaaaataattcaaaagacaTTTTTGATGTGCTAAGAATGAGTCTTAACATCCTTACCTTTGGTGTGATACATTTTTGAAGACAATGTTGTTCTTCTGGAATACCCATCCAAAGTGCTATGATCATTACCAAAGCTTTCAGTAATGGTTTCCTCAATTTCCCCTCGGAAATTATTTTGATCAGAAGACACACATATTCCTAAGGAAGCAGGAAATAGTGATTAACTTCAGGGTTGTAATGCATTACTGCTAACAGCTGTGACAGTGGCAGTCTGTCATGCCAGGGCCAACTTGAGATACTTCATTGCAGTGACATCATTTTAAACCTCTTTACTGTTAATGCAAAACTCTCTAGATGGACAGAAGCACAAATGTGTATACTGTATACAGTCAGTCATATGTAATATCCCTAGCATAGCCATTTAAAATACTTTCCCACCAACTGTGGTAGGGGCAAGTGAGATTTCTGCCCATTTTAATACTACCCTTggggtaagaaaaagaaaatcagtcacTTTTAACAATGTTCTTAAAAATAACTTCTCTGCCCCTGGTGCTATATGGTTCCTGCCAGACTAAGTTAAGCAAATGCAATTCCAGCTGCCTGGAACATTGCAATCTCACCCACCAGTTACTTTACTGGGTAATTTCCATATTACAGAGATTTACTTAGTTCATCTTGGAGTATTGCTGGGTCCTAAGGAGGGTCGCCACCCTGTTAGCTTATTTCTGGAGACCTCTTTAGCTGTCTAAGTCCACCTTTTGAAAACTTAAAAGTTAGTGGATCTGTGGTTGGGTGGAGAAGTACTTATATTAAGGCAGCAGAGGgtagagggagggggaaggatggAGAGGTCAGGTTGTGAGGGTATCAAGATCTCTCTTAAAAATGGCCTATGCAGATAAATCACAGTCCTCTGGTTGACAACAGTTTCAGCAAAAATCAGAAGGAGAGGCCAATCTGGCAAAGCTGTGAGAGTCacagtaagaaaaatgaaaagggcaGCTGAACGCCAAAGCTGATTTCTTTGGTCTCTGCATGATCCCATCGTCCTCCCTGTCATCTACCTGCTCAATTGACCTCAAGGTTCTCCCTGACAAATTTTTATGGAAGGGTCCACTACGAGGTGAGCCGTTGCATTGAATCATTGAGGGCCATGGAGGAAGATAAGGACCTCAGAGACCTCCgaacttctctcttcttcccgATTAAACACTTGAAGATACTTCAGCGGAATCCTGCATGCTGAAGACCCATTTGCAGGTGGCGCCGCAGAGTTCCCAGGGCGGAGTTTTTTCCCCCTATTCATAGACGCTCAAAGGCTGGACAGTTTTAGTGTGAAGGGAGCTTTCAGGACTCACCATTTTTGCAGTAATTCCCGGGGCAGCACATAGCGTGACGCATGCAGCGTTTTCGGCGCTTCCTGCAGGCGAGACAGATTTGCACGCCCGCGTCCCCTCCGCGGGTGGGACTAGCGCAGTACTCATCAGTGCCGCACTCCTCATCCTCTGCGCACGGGTACGGCTGTGGGAAGGGTTCGGGGAGAGGGTGAGGCATCCAGACGTCCAGGTACCCGCCCTCTTGGACCCGTGCGCTGATTACAGTCCCTATCTGTCCACCTCTCCAAAACCTGTTACCGCCCACTGCTCCCAATTGCAGGGTTGCCAAATGCTCCCTGAACCGCACACACTCAGCACGTTCTACTCCCTCCTCTCCAAATAGGACCCTTTCAAGGTCAGAGCATCCTCGGACTGCCCGACCCCTCTCACCTGGTAGTTGTCAATGGTCTGGTACTTATTCCCGCCCGGGTACAGAATTCCTGGCGCGGCGCTGACTGCAGAGCCTGGGTGCCCCGCAGCGCCGCCCAGCGGTGGGGGCAAGTTCTTGATAGCGTTGGAATTGAGAACCGAGTTCAAGGTGGCGCTCACTCCCAGCAGGGGGTGGCCGCCAAGAGCCGCCGCTACCAGCGCGACCAAGACCCGCGCAGCTCCCGCTGCCCCCAGAGCCATCATCTCAGAAGGACtcaagagggagaaagaaagagaaaatgaccGTCACTTTGCAAGCCTGGGTCCCCACGAAACCGTGCCGGTGCGGTTGCACAGTCAGGGTCTGGGAGCCCCCTGCGGTCCCAGATTCCTGACTGCAGGGAGCACAGAGCTCTGTGCCGCCACCGCCACCGCGGCTGCCTTTATACCGCGGGCCCGGAGCATTCCGGCCCCTTGGGAGGGAGACAACAAAGCCGGGATGGGATTTCAAAGCgctgggaggggctgggagggggTGTGTTTGTGTACATGAAGGGGGGCCTTTGACACTCTTCACCCGGCTCCTCCCTGGCTTGGTCGCTCGGCTGGCTCGGCTCACCTTCGGGGTGACGGCTAGCAGCGAGCATTATAGCAGACGACTTTAATAAATGCAGGCGGCAGGAGGAACTCTGGGAACTTGGGTGCCCTTGCCGGGCAGTAAGGGTTGAATTATCCAGATCTGAAATACTTTTCAGAGCCGAGGGGTGATACGCTTTGCAAAAGCACTTTTTGCACCTCTCCCTTACGCCAATACTCGCTGACTGTGCACACAAGTCATATTCAGTATTAAATACAAACCGATCTGTAATTCAATGGCTCTAGCAAGACGCCTCTGAGAGGGCCAGGTGGCGGGTGCAAGTTGCTCATTAACCCTTCAGAGTCGCGGTTTGCAGATCTGAGTTAGATCCCTGACTTTAAGGTCGTTCagctgccctcctcctcctctccccccgCCACTGCGAGAAAAATGTGCAAAGAGAAGGAAATTTGCACATCAAACGAGGGTAAGAAGGAAGAAGAGCTAATTCTCTTTTGATGGGAAGTTTAGAGAGGGAGGCGAGAGACTGGCGTTTAGAAATTAGATCAGGgctggagggaagagggaaatgACCGTCCGATAATCAAACCATTTAATGTTCTTTGAATCAGGGCAATCGCGGCAGTAGATGAACTTGATTAGGCAGACGCGTGAGATCAAAGTGGCCGGGGCCAAAGCGGACAGGGTCCAACGTACCGGGTCAGTCGCCTTTCCCCGTTCTCCCTTCTCAGTGGTGGGCTAATGCGGGGCAATAGAAACCCTTAGGGCTTAGTGCCTGACTTCCTCATTAGTATATCATATCGCAACGCTTCCGAACGCAGAGTTTGCTCCCAAGTCATACCTTGCACGGGACCACTCAATACCCCTTCTGGGGAGATAAGAAACTACCTTGAGGAGAAGAAGAGCTGAAAGTGAATTAGAAAGAGAATTTGACGTCATTGAAATTGGTGTGTAGATATAATAAAGTAaagctggtgtataagaatggtGTCATGCTTATAAATGGGAAATGATCTATTTAATCCAACAAAAACGTATTGGAAGCCTAGAGCCCTGGCATTGGGCTGCCCTCTGGGTTgttgccttatttttattttttaaattttttggtgagatgggtggtggggggaggggcacaatgaatacaaatatttatgagacacagttctcattttaaagaataaagttcTCTTTATTCTAATTACAGTAATAATAAAAGATGTAGTAACAataaaattatagtaataaatataaaaatgtacacaATTCTTTTAGAAACAGATTGACATTGTAAGTGTCAGAAAATAGGCAACTGTTTTGTGAGTCTCGGAAAGGGATGATTGGATAATCACTATTGAATTAATAGAGagtaagatatatttattttgtcctcCTCTAATCTGTATAGATTTAGGCTGTCTATAATGACTCCACATGCTGACTGACCTACTCTAGTCAGAAATGGGGCCACCACCAAGTAAAGCCAGGGACAATCTTTAAGTAATAAAATCCTAAAGTTCAGTGAGGTAAGGAGTAATTAAAACACAATTTACCATGGTCTGTGTTCTAGTTCCTTCAGTTTCAAAGGTAACATTAAGAACATCATCTAAATCATTCTTGAATGGTACCCTAGTTAGACTAGTGTAGTGTTCCTTCCATCCCAAATTCCATGTGCCCGGGAAATTATCCTGTCAGGAATCGATGCGTTAAGCACCTTCACTGTACTAGGAAATCTGCAAGCTGTGTTAAGTTTGAACGACGTTGCAATGTGGAGAAAAATCCGCCTGCCAATCAGAAGgttgaaaatgtttctttttagtgctattactctgtttaaatatttagaatctaGAAATACATTTGTGCCACACTAAAGGTCAATctcttgcctttatttttctgaagagaTAGTATATGATTAATACATCTAATGAACTTGGTTCATTAAAAGCTTGGTTTCACAAAAAAAATCGATTGCCTGgggcaaaagagaagaaagtggaaCAATTTAATCAAAAAAGGGAAAATTCTGTTATAACAAAGAAACTTGTTGCATAAATTCAACCTTGATCTCTGAAAACAaatcatgtctattatgtttcAATATTCACTGAGTCTGGACAGAATCTGTGATATTGAGTCAGGAGAGCTAAACCAAGCATAGGGGTTCAAGAGTGGGCTAGCTTCTACCTTCTTCCACATCTTTTACATTGCTCCTGAAGTTGTCATGAgtttaaaatgaataatgattTGGTCAATATCTGAGTTCCTACTTTGTGCTAAGCGTTATACATGATATTGTGTGATAAAAGATGAGTTCTCATGTAATCTACCTTCAAATCATTTAGTGGGCAGAGGAGAGGTAACCTCACAAATTATTCAGTGGAGAAATTACATGGGTGGTCCTCAGAGAGGGCTAAGTACATAGTAAATCGTACCTTTGTTCCAAATgaggaaatttactttttcagTGCTTTTTCTCCATTTGAAAATCCTTTCCAGGACGTGGTTTGCTCACTGGCAACAAGAGTGCAAGGTAGATAAAGAGGTACAGTAAAACTCATTGTTCCATCAGCAGCCAGTTAATATTCGGCACGTACCCATTATTGGGAGCATATCTCACAATATGAAAGGCAGGCTTCTTGTCCTCAGAAAGCTTTCAGTCTGTGAGTAGATGGGGAAATACAATATACTTATATGGGGCTGGGGGTAAAAATTTTTCCACCATCGATTATATTTTGGCAGATACTAGGTCATGGAGAAGCAAGAAAAAGGTGCAGGAACTGTGACCAATACATCTCAGGAAGGAGAGAAGGTTCTGGTGATTGTCTGAGTCTCTCTtacagctgggtgacagaggaggcGTGAGCCAGGGTAGGTGAATTTAGTTTATTAAACTGAGTTTATTTAGTCCTGCAGGGAACCCTGCCTCCTATTCAATCTGGCATAAATATGATCATAATTAATGTAACaagtttaatattttgtattatatttttaaataggtgAAATATGCTTATCAGTGTGGAATTGAATCTCCTAACTCAGGAACAGCATAATAATACAtgtcttctttatattttaagtgcTGGAT
The window above is part of the Rhinopithecus roxellana isolate Shanxi Qingling chromosome 11, ASM756505v1, whole genome shotgun sequence genome. Proteins encoded here:
- the DKK1 gene encoding dickkopf-related protein 1; this encodes MMALGAAGAARVLVALVAAALGGHPLLGVSATLNSVLNSNAIKNLPPPLGGAAGHPGSAVSAAPGILYPGGNKYQTIDNYQPYPCAEDEECGTDEYCASPTRGGDAGVQICLACRKRRKRCMRHAMCCPGNYCKNGICVSSDQNNFRGEIEETITESFGNDHSTLDGYSRRTTLSSKMYHTKGQEGSVCLRSSDCATGLCCARHFWSKICKPVLKEGQVCTKHRRKGSHGLEIFQRCYCGEGLSCRIQKDHHQASNSSRLHTCQRH